In Candidatus Binataceae bacterium, one genomic interval encodes:
- a CDS encoding SDR family NAD(P)-dependent oxidoreductase → MKLKEKIVMITGGGSGLGREMGLTFAGEGATIAVNDIRPESAHNVVSEIERAGGRARPFVADVSSSAAVRRMFADFVAAFGTIDVLINNAGIGRTRESNEFTGLQDVADEDWHKMLATHLDATFYCTREALKLMLPKKSGRVINLGSIAGTTGLGYAVPYSAAKGGIISFTKALAKEVVGHGILVNCIAPGFIETPMTAPITAEMRQQVISATPIGRFGEPRDIARAALFLATDDSNFMVGQVVSPNGGYVI, encoded by the coding sequence ATGAAGCTCAAGGAAAAGATCGTGATGATCACCGGCGGCGGCTCGGGGTTGGGCCGCGAGATGGGTCTGACCTTCGCGGGCGAGGGCGCGACCATCGCGGTTAACGATATTCGTCCCGAATCCGCGCACAACGTGGTGTCCGAGATCGAGCGCGCGGGCGGTAGAGCGCGCCCCTTCGTCGCCGACGTCTCGTCGAGCGCCGCGGTAAGAAGGATGTTCGCCGATTTCGTTGCCGCATTCGGCACAATCGATGTTCTCATCAACAATGCCGGCATCGGGCGGACGCGCGAATCGAATGAATTTACCGGTCTTCAGGACGTTGCCGATGAAGACTGGCACAAGATGCTCGCCACGCATCTCGATGCGACCTTTTACTGCACGCGCGAGGCGCTGAAGCTGATGCTTCCAAAAAAGTCGGGACGCGTCATCAATCTGGGGTCGATCGCCGGGACCACGGGTCTTGGATATGCGGTCCCGTACTCGGCCGCCAAGGGTGGGATCATTTCGTTCACCAAGGCGCTGGCCAAAGAAGTCGTGGGCCACGGAATACTGGTCAACTGCATTGCTCCCGGATTCATCGAAACGCCCATGACCGCGCCGATTACCGCGGAAATGCGCCAGCAGGTGATCAGCGCAACCCCGATCGGCCGTTTCGGCGAGCCGCGCGATATCGCCCGCGCGGCGCTGTTCCTGGCAACCGACGACTCCAACTTCATGGTCGGCCAGGTGGTTAGCCCCAACGGCGGCTATGTGATCTGA
- a CDS encoding tetratricopeptide repeat protein — protein sequence MPDVEQLYDEAVDLYADEKYDEAIVAYRKALEVDPKFTDAVHGMAMCYQAKGDLDMAIEVTKKHIAQDPEDILAFTNLSMFYQKKGMITEAETAGAEARRLDWKRQLREAKQKP from the coding sequence ATGCCTGACGTGGAACAGCTTTACGATGAAGCGGTCGATCTCTATGCCGACGAAAAGTATGACGAGGCAATTGTGGCCTACCGCAAGGCGCTTGAGGTCGATCCAAAGTTTACCGATGCGGTGCACGGCATGGCGATGTGTTATCAGGCGAAAGGCGATCTCGACATGGCCATTGAAGTCACCAAGAAACATATCGCGCAGGACCCAGAAGACATTCTCGCGTTTACCAATTTGAGCATGTTCTACCAGAAGAAGGGAATGATTACGGAGGCCGAAACCGCGGGAGCCGAGGCGCGCCGGCTGGATTGGAAACGTCAGTTGCGCGAAGCCAAGCAGAAACCGTGA
- a CDS encoding iron-sulfur cluster assembly protein gives MDNSPNITEAEVYEVLRECFDPEIPVNIVDLGLVYGVALQGGVVNVTMTLTAPGCQMGAMITQDIQDKLLGIPGCEDATIELVWDPPWNPQMMSAAARKQLKLDE, from the coding sequence ATGGATAATTCACCTAACATCACGGAAGCCGAGGTCTACGAAGTTCTCCGCGAGTGTTTCGACCCGGAGATTCCGGTCAACATTGTTGATCTCGGACTGGTATACGGCGTCGCTCTGCAAGGGGGAGTGGTCAACGTCACTATGACCCTGACCGCACCCGGATGCCAAATGGGTGCAATGATCACCCAGGACATCCAGGACAAGCTGCTCGGCATTCCGGGTTGCGAAGACGCCACCATCGAGTTGGTGTGGGACCCACCGTGGAATCCTCAGATGATGAGCGCGGCCGCGCGCAAGCAACTGAAGCTGGACGAATGA
- a CDS encoding FAD-binding oxidoreductase, with product MAERRRKFWGWGYEDQGPNLEQQRHMAERMEKRFALGPLEITPPPKESELNLRPPRIAPPDALASICTSATYDRALHSYGSSFRDVVRAFRRYFPNPFDVVAYPRDEAQLVRVLEWCDTANLAAAPFGGGSSVVGGVEPPAGDRYRGAVSIDLKHLDRVLEVDKVSRAARIQAGVLGPALDDQLRPHGYTIRHFPQSFEFSSLGGWIATRSGGHFATLYTHIDDFVESVRVVTPTGVVESRRLPGSGAGPSPDRMFIGSEGILGVITEAWMRVQNRPTFRAGASVPFDDFLSAADAVRQIAQSGIYPANCRLLDPGEAFNAGATEQNEAVLVLAFESADHPLDPWIKRALECCADHGGRLPADTGKTRSDENATHEGAAGAWRNAFLNAPYLRDTVVAMGMVSDTFETAITWERFPEFHRQMTQCATDAVKRVCGMGTVTCRFTHVYPDGPAPYYTILAPGRRGSEMEQWDEIKAAVSEQLIKLGGTITHHHAVGRDHRPWYDQQRPEGFARALKAAKRALDPKGILNPGVLLDPD from the coding sequence ATGGCCGAGCGCAGACGTAAATTCTGGGGATGGGGCTACGAGGACCAGGGGCCCAACCTCGAGCAACAGCGGCATATGGCGGAGCGGATGGAAAAGCGCTTCGCCCTGGGTCCGCTGGAGATTACGCCGCCGCCCAAGGAGAGCGAGCTCAACCTGCGACCGCCCCGGATAGCACCGCCCGACGCTCTCGCATCAATCTGCACGAGCGCCACCTATGATCGTGCCCTGCACAGTTATGGAAGCAGCTTTCGCGACGTGGTGCGCGCGTTCCGCAGGTACTTTCCTAATCCTTTCGACGTGGTCGCCTATCCTCGCGATGAGGCCCAGCTGGTCCGGGTGCTGGAATGGTGTGACACTGCAAACCTCGCCGCTGCGCCGTTTGGCGGCGGCTCCAGCGTGGTTGGGGGAGTCGAGCCGCCCGCGGGTGATCGCTATCGCGGCGCGGTTTCCATCGATCTCAAGCATCTGGACCGCGTGCTCGAAGTCGATAAGGTTTCGCGTGCGGCCCGTATTCAGGCTGGCGTGCTTGGCCCGGCGCTGGACGATCAGCTTCGCCCGCACGGCTACACCATCCGCCATTTTCCGCAGTCGTTTGAATTTTCCTCGCTAGGTGGATGGATCGCGACCCGCTCGGGTGGCCACTTCGCGACTCTGTACACACACATTGATGACTTCGTGGAGTCGGTCCGCGTGGTCACGCCGACCGGGGTAGTTGAATCGCGGCGACTGCCGGGTTCCGGCGCTGGTCCCAGCCCGGACCGGATGTTCATCGGTTCGGAAGGAATTCTGGGGGTCATTACTGAGGCGTGGATGCGTGTGCAGAACCGGCCGACCTTCCGTGCCGGGGCATCGGTGCCTTTCGATGATTTCCTTTCCGCCGCGGATGCGGTGCGCCAGATCGCGCAGTCCGGGATCTATCCGGCCAATTGCCGACTGCTCGATCCGGGCGAGGCATTCAACGCGGGAGCCACCGAGCAGAACGAGGCCGTGCTGGTGCTGGCCTTCGAGTCGGCCGACCATCCGCTCGACCCGTGGATCAAGCGGGCGCTGGAATGTTGCGCCGATCATGGTGGGCGCCTTCCTGCCGATACAGGTAAGACTCGCAGCGACGAAAATGCGACCCATGAAGGCGCGGCTGGCGCGTGGCGCAATGCATTCCTCAACGCGCCCTATCTGCGTGACACCGTGGTCGCGATGGGGATGGTTAGCGACACGTTTGAAACCGCGATTACCTGGGAGCGGTTTCCGGAGTTCCATCGTCAGATGACCCAATGCGCGACTGACGCGGTGAAACGGGTATGTGGCATGGGAACCGTGACCTGCCGATTCACTCACGTGTACCCGGACGGTCCCGCCCCCTATTACACGATTTTGGCGCCCGGCCGGCGCGGTTCGGAGATGGAGCAATGGGACGAAATAAAGGCGGCGGTGTCTGAACAACTGATCAAGCTCGGCGGAACGATCACCCATCATCACGCGGTCGGTCGGGACCATCGGCCGTGGTACGACCAGCAGCGTCCCGAGGGATTTGCGCGCGCGCTGAAGGCGGCCAAGCGCGCACTGGATCCGAAGGGAATTCTAAACCCGGGCGTGCTGCTCGATCCGGATTAG
- a CDS encoding haloalkane dehalogenase encodes MSEETVSSADPHPRHRFELLGTWMSYADVGAGDPIVFLHGNPTSSYLWRNVIPHLKPLARCIAPDLIGMGASGASATGSYRFADHSRHLDAFLEGVVPSGPLTLVVHDWGSALGFAWARRHPERIKGIAYMEAIVRPLIWAEWSERAVGIFKALRSPAGDDMILLNNVFVERILPGSVIRKLTPEEMDNYRRPFRDAGESRRPTLQWPREIPIDGEPADVVAIVKSYSDWLTQSPVPKLFINANPGAILVGAQREFCRKWPNQSEVTVNGVHFIQEDSPHEIGRATADWYREL; translated from the coding sequence ATGAGCGAGGAAACTGTCTCATCCGCCGATCCGCATCCCCGCCACAGATTCGAACTGCTGGGCACGTGGATGTCCTATGCAGACGTCGGCGCAGGGGATCCGATAGTGTTTCTGCACGGCAATCCAACTTCGTCCTATCTGTGGCGCAATGTCATTCCCCACCTGAAACCCCTTGCACGCTGTATCGCTCCGGATTTGATCGGGATGGGCGCTTCAGGTGCGTCGGCCACCGGGAGCTATCGATTCGCGGACCATTCGCGCCACCTCGATGCGTTCCTGGAGGGCGTCGTCCCGAGTGGCCCGCTCACGCTGGTGGTACATGACTGGGGCTCGGCCTTGGGTTTCGCTTGGGCGCGACGCCATCCCGAACGGATCAAGGGAATTGCTTACATGGAAGCGATCGTGCGTCCGCTCATCTGGGCGGAGTGGTCGGAACGCGCTGTCGGGATTTTCAAGGCCCTGCGCAGCCCGGCCGGTGACGATATGATCTTGCTCAACAACGTATTCGTCGAACGCATTCTGCCCGGCAGCGTGATCCGCAAGCTCACCCCCGAAGAGATGGATAACTATCGACGGCCGTTCCGCGATGCCGGCGAATCACGCCGGCCGACGCTGCAATGGCCCCGCGAAATTCCCATCGACGGTGAACCAGCCGACGTCGTCGCAATCGTGAAGAGCTACTCGGATTGGCTCACGCAAAGCCCGGTGCCCAAGCTGTTCATCAACGCGAATCCCGGTGCGATCCTGGTCGGAGCGCAGCGTGAGTTCTGCCGCAAATGGCCGAATCAAAGCGAAGTGACGGTCAACGGAGTGCATTTCA